One Spirochaeta africana DSM 8902 genomic window carries:
- a CDS encoding type II toxin-antitoxin system VapC family toxin — translation MSRVMLDTNAYTALMAGDTRIADLLARSEAVLLSPVILGELYDGFLNGNRNLENRRILGRFLDKPRTLCPPITDTTAEWFAEIKRSLRRRGTPIPINDVWIAASCMEHGARLLTFDAHFAVVDGLLRCELR, via the coding sequence ATGAGCCGGGTAATGCTGGATACCAATGCCTATACCGCCTTGATGGCTGGCGACACTCGTATTGCCGATCTGTTAGCTCGAAGCGAGGCAGTTTTGCTCTCACCAGTCATTTTGGGCGAGCTCTACGATGGATTTCTGAATGGAAACCGTAATCTGGAAAACCGTCGTATTCTTGGCCGTTTTCTCGATAAACCACGCACCCTCTGCCCGCCGATAACCGACACCACCGCCGAATGGTTTGCCGAAATCAAGCGCAGCCTGCGCCGCCGCGGCACCCCCATCCCCATCAATGACGTCTGGATTGCCGCCTCCTGTATGGAACACGGCGCCCGCCTGCTCACATTCGATGCACACTTTGCGGTGGTCGACGGGCTGCTGCGCTGTGAACTGAGGTAA
- a CDS encoding nucleotidyltransferase domain-containing protein: MRLTAHQQNTICRVLHDHFGPDVKITLFGSRADDTARGGDIDLLVESNLDPEAAFVQKLRAVSAIQQQIGDQKIDLVTAPLSSGDAFSDDSSVPLVVRKARKTGIQLSAGGAHG, translated from the coding sequence ATGCGGCTGACCGCACATCAGCAGAATACAATTTGCCGGGTACTCCACGACCATTTCGGACCTGATGTGAAAATTACCCTGTTCGGTTCCCGCGCCGATGACACGGCCCGGGGCGGGGATATCGACCTGCTGGTCGAGAGTAACCTGGACCCGGAAGCCGCCTTTGTACAGAAGCTGCGGGCTGTATCGGCAATCCAGCAGCAGATCGGAGACCAGAAGATCGATCTGGTTACCGCGCCGTTGTCCTCCGGTGATGCATTCTCTGATGACTCATCCGTACCGCTGGTAGTCCGAAAGGCACGTAAAACCGGGATTCAACTGTCTGCAGGAGGTGCTCATGGCTGA